The segment ttgggaatttaaacaaaccaaaagaaatcagcatatgaaagaattatctgtaccctcatgggtACAGATATTAATAGGAATAAATACACGAGGCAGACAAAACCTGCCTTTCTGAATGCTCTCCTACAGGACAATTTGGCTGAGAGCATGATGGCTTGCTAGGTTGTCTGATATGCTGGAGAGAGAGATTAGTCAGTCTGTGGTGCTCATAGACCACCACCAAAAGCACTGTACATCTCAGAGTGCTCAAGAGCACACAGGAGGACAGATCAGCCTGTGTCTTCAGCCTTATAGAATGCTGGtcccaagggcaggcatttggccgaGCAGTTGGGAttccccttgggatgcccacatcccatactgaagaaCCTGAGTTTGACTCTTGGCTCCTCTGTCAGTTCCCTCTTCCCATTAAAGTGCTTGTAGAGAGGCAGCAGATCTTGGCTCAAGCAATTGCattcctgcctcctgtgtgggagTCTTGGGTTGAGTTCTTAGCTGCTGGCTTTTGCCTGGGCAAGttctgtgggtatttggggagtgacctggtgaatagaagaactctctctttgttGGCCTTTGTCCTTCTACATTTAAATACAAGTgaagagttaatttttaaaaagtctgataCTAATGCAGTAAAAATTGTGCTTGTGTCAATTACTCCAAGAGTCATCCACATTAGGAGGCCCAGGGCTGTCTGTCTTCCCAACAGTCCTAAGGAGAGAGCCTCAGCTCTTATTGCTTACTGGGAATGATGGGGCAATGGGACCTCATTCCCCAGTCATGCCCCACAGCAAGAGAGCTCAGCCCAGTGTGCTCTATGGGATACAGATGACCTATGCGGCACTGTTGGAAGCATTTTTTCCTCCTATACCAGACCAGTAGGATGGTTGGAATAACTAGACTGACCATCCCCAAAATGAAAAGTGTCTACCTGAATTTTATAGTCTTGGTTCATTGGAGGCAATTCAAGAAATCTAACTCAGAAATCTGCTTTGCCTTCACACTACTGCTATCTACTATATGATAATACACAAACTAGAGATGCTTTTGTACATATGTAGAATCTTTcacaagttcatgaaaatacatattatcaaCTTATCAGTTAATTAcagttttctacaaacttttaaagTGTGCTTTTTAACCTACTGCTTCTGAAGTATTGGAGTATAAGGACAAAGAAATATGTAACTATCAATAGTTTTGTAATCTATGAGTATAATTCAATAAGAATCTTAATCTGGAGATGAAGACTAATTCAAATTAGTAAAAAGCACATGAGTTCCCAAGACATAAAATACAAACCCAAGCAAAGTCTTAGGAAATGAAATAGGAAGCTCTATTTAGAGACTAATGCTaaccaagaaagtgaaaagagtaTCTGATTATTGGTATACAACATACAATTCTCCTGAGGTTTCATGATGAATAAAATGGATTGGGagacataaaaaaaatcacatactcAGCTATGAAACTGAAAACAGAAGTCTGAGTTTTATGTCAAGATTTTGCAACTTGGATGTCAGCACCAAAGGGCACAGGTGACCTTCCTTGTGGACAGGTTCCAGGTACacttattttctcctattcctcTTCCATGAATATTGGCAACTCCTTGGGGACTAGGGTAACATGGACTGGCTGGCTAATTGGGAGCTCTGTGCATTGAGCATCCAAGGTCCTAATAATGAGCTGGCACATTCATACCTTGGCCTTCCTGGTGGAAACATAGTGGCTGCACTCCCATTGTGAGCATCTGCACCAGGAGGCCCCTGCCTGAGTCTGTCTCCAGTCCTGAGTGCAGAGCCCGAGGCTCCCTCCATTGCACTCCAGGAAGGTGAGGAACAGTGGAGCCATCACCCATGATCATGCTTCAGTTGAGACTCAGCGCAGCCCAGTAAGTGCTGAGGGATAGCAGGGAAGGAGGTTGGACTCTTAGGAACATTGTTTTCTCCTCATCAGAAGAAAAGTGAGAGTTGGCGTAGACTTGTGGGAGGGAACCAATAAGCAAAGCTTCATCCCAGAGGACTGTGAAGTCTATGTTCTTGTTTCTCATAGGAGTCCCAGATATCTCATTCCGAGTTTGGCTTTCCTCCTGTATTAAGTCTTACTCCTTTGGAATCCTCTTCATGACAGCAGCAAATGCATCTCTAAACTGTCCTCtgaacacacagaaacatgatcataaaGGTGATGATGatgccattgtgagcatttactAAGGGCTTCCTAAGTGCCAGGTTCTGAGCTGTTGCAAGTAGGCTGTTTCACTACATCTGCACAATCTCCCAAGTTTTGTTGCACAGAGGAGCTCAGGAAATTTTTGTGACTTGTATCTGGTTATCAGGTACAATGAACTGAGgccacatcttttaaaaaaagaattattttatttgaaagttagagagagggaaaggcagagagtgagaaaggtcttccatccactggttcactcctgagatggccataacagctggggctgtgtcaggatgaagccaggaactccatccaggtttctcttgtgggtgcaggagcccaaggacttggatcatcttatgttgctttcccaggtgcgttaccagggaaatggattggaagtaaagcagccaggacttgaactgttgcccatatcgaatgccaggactgcaggctgtagctttagacaatacaccacagcaccggaccctgaAACCACATCTGAATCAGACACAGGACACATGGCCACTCTGGTAACCCCAGCAGCAGTTTCACTTTCTGTTCACTGTGCTCTTTCCATGGGCTTCTCTGATGATTGTGGGCAGTCATGGGTGAAGTGTAGTGGAGCTCAAAGGCTAAGATCATAGGAGCCCAAGCCCATGATAACTCAGAGGAAATGCCTCTCCTGACCCCACACCTGGCTTTCCCTTCTGCCTCCTTCCTACCACTCTTGTAATCACTCCTGTCTTCTCAATCAGAGACATAAAATGGGGTATTGGTTTCCATTTCTGACTGCAGAACTGGAAAGAGATTACCAATGGTCCTCAGAGTTTCCTGTAGTTTAGACCACTGGAGTTCTGCTTAAGTCTTTCTGAGCAGGGGGAGATAATGAAGAAGCTGAACACATCAGATTTTAGATGCTGATAATGTAGTGTTGAATCCTATCTGCTCCACGCCAAGTTGTTGGCATCTCTGAGAGTCAGCATTGTCATTTGAGTTGGGACCTCATCCACAGAGCTGACAAAGCTCTTGTCCTCCAATGAGGACTTCGTACTTTTCattccatatttccatgaacattctgaattACTGCTTTTGAAATCCGcacatagatttttttcctaatacattATTTTCCATACATTATCAATTTTTACAGAtgcttttttttgtaaaatatacacattttttgtCTAAAAAGACTTTGAAACTTCATTACGGCCATGAACATGTATTTTTGAGAAGAATGATGCActtcctttcatttctgattccCCTGACTCTGTGCCTGGCTTGGCAGAGTGGAGGCATCAGCAATGAAGATCTCTGTTACACATTCAGTAGACCCTTTCATGGCTCACAATAACTGGCCGTCATCAGTGTGGCTTTAACATACTCGGTGCTTTCTTGAAGATCCCTTTCAGGAAAGTCCCACAGAACTAGAGACCATGGAATAGCATGTGTTTGCATCTCTGTGAAGGACACATGGATCCTGTAATGGCACTTAATGGAATCTACAGCAAAATCTTTGTTTCTGAGTATTCAAAAATCAAGGCAGAGCTGTGTTTCACATCTAGCATAAattcacagagagaagggggcaggCAATCCTTGTTTCCGAGCTGAGGCATGTTCTAGAGTACCCTTTGCCAGCATCATTTATCAACAATTTGCTGTTTCTCTGATTACAGagtctgtattttgaaaaatcacgATGACCACATGCTTAAGCTCTCATTCCCCTAGATGATAATCTGTCACAGATATGGGTGTTATTCTTCCTATGTCCAGGGGACAATACAATCACAGGGAGGTGGAGAGATTTACACACGTGTTGGCATGTATTGTAGGTGAATGATGCTGATTTCCTGACTCCTTCCATACATCAAGCAGAAATATTATTATGCCAAGTAGAAATAACATTCCCACACAACTTGAAATTTCTTATTAGGAAAGGATTACTACTAGATATTACACAGAGAAACATTTGATGATACATCAAATATATAGttgatgtatatatatagatgGTATATCAAATATATAGTTAGTATATATTTGGTATATCAAAgatatatttgattgtttttattggGATAGCAAACAGGTGTTGGGCAAAACTACATGTGCATCCAATTTGCTATTCAACCAGAAATCCTCACTTGTGTGATATGAAGAGAGGGACAAAGATTTCAAAAGCTTGTCGTAACAATGCACGTACAAATTAGATGATGTCCCCCTCCCAGGTAAAGATGTGAAGCAGATGAAATGCTTGAAGTGAATGTACATCCCAGAGGGGCTGAAAACCCAGCTTCAGTGCACCCTAGTCTGTTTCAGGGGCAGTAGGTGTGTATACTAGACACATTCACGTACCTTTCAGGTGAGTTTTAAAGAAATCTACTTAGAGATGCACAAACTAATGCTCACATGAAGGAGCATGCATTGTGGCGCAGTTGGTTGTGTCTCAGCTTGGGAAATTCACATCCCATAGAGGAGTACCTGGgtcgagtcccagttactctgcttctgacgaAGCTTTCTACTAACATGCATgacagacagcaggtgatggctcagttactcaggtttctgatatcacataggagatctggatggaattctgggctccagcctcagcctgagctcttgtgggcatttgaggagtgaaccagtagatggaagatacctctgtttcaaatatggaaaaaaaagaataaagaaagataaaaagaattaagaatttcCTTGCAACAGTCTTATAGGGCAAACATCCATTTCATGGATGAAGAATCTGCAAAAGTATGCTTGCATTATTTCCTGGAattctgttttgcatttttttctcagtTCAATCATAGCTTCTCCTGCTACCATAATGAACTACAGTTGTCTTAGGGCAGACAGAGAATTGCAACCCATGGATAAGGAAAGGTTAATACTACAATATTTTCTTTAGGCATAGGAAGATTGGAACTCCAAGTTAACTTTGGACCCTCTTTGATAGCAAACACTTCAACTGCAAATAAGAGGGTTTATGATCATAAAATTGTAAAGCAGCATTACTAGGTTGctatgaaaaaaggaaaattttgaaaatatttaaataaggtaCACCTCTCAAACACAAGATAATTTACTGAGATCTTGAGGCAAACACAAAAATTACCTGTTTAAGCTTTTGAAAATTCAGACATTTCTTATAAAAATCCTTATTTCTGATCCCTGACAGGTGTAGAAAACACTAAAGTTACATTTGTGGTCATTGCTTTTGTATGATTATGTGCACTTAATTAAACCACATTTATCAAAATTTGACCCCCACCAATGACCAGGATAGAAGTTATGGATCACACAGCAGACAGACAGGAGTGGGCACACAACATGGTTAAGATCCTCCCTCCTACTTaggagtgtctgagtttgatttCAGGCTATCATTCATGACTCGGCTTCCTtccagactgtgggaggcagtggtgatgactcaagtacttgggtgactgctacccatgtaggagacccggatcaAGTTTCAGCTCCCAGTGTTGCGAGTGGGGGGGGAAGTTATTGGGAGGAAGCCACTGTATTCCAAaatctgtgctttggaaatttatatttattagataaagttaaaaaaattccaacTCCCAGCTTCTGAAGTAGTCCATACAAgacactgtaggcatttgggagtgaatcaatgggctggctggctggctggctggctctctctctttcccttcttccctccctccttccctgtctgtctccctatCAAACAAAAAGGAGATACAGAAGGGAAACCAGAAAACCTGAGAATGATGAAACctctgaaaaataaagaacacacAACAGTATTTTCCTATCATGAACGATCAACATTAAGTTAGTGTTGACATAACACAGTCCTAGCATTTAGAGTGCACTTAAGTCAATGGAATTTGTACCATTGCTAAAATAAGGTATATTTAACTGCTTCTTAATTACCCTTATTTAGAATATTATCTTTGAAGGCAAAAGGgcattttgcatttgttattaaACGTCTAGGTTGCATTTGACTGTGTTCATGGACTTGGTAGGTCTAGTGTTCTGGATTTCCTAACATTTTTCGATTGCTCCAATGacagttcttttaattttatttattctatggaCCTTAGAATTGCCCTTATGTTATACCCTTGACTAGCTGAATTAAAactatagacaaaaaaaaaaaaaaaaaaaaaaaaaactaagcaagcACTGTGTGCCCATGTATCCTTTTTCCATCCAAATCTCTTTTTCCAGAAGGAGCACAGGCTCTGTTGAAACACAAAATCTGACGTGTGTCCCAGAATTCCATCTCGTGGGCTTCTCAGAGGATCCAGCCCTGCAGTACCTCCTGTCAGTGCTGTTCCTGTCCATGTACCTGGTCACGGTGCTCAGGAACCTGCTCATCATCCTGCTCATCATCTCTGACACCCACCTGCACACCCctatgtacttcttcctctgcaaCCTGTCCTTGGCTGACATGGGTTTTATCTCCACCACGGTTCCCAAGATGATTGTGGACatccacactcacagcacagtcatctcctatgtgggctgcctgacacagatgtctctctttctcatctgtgGATGCATGGATGATTTGATTCTGActgtgatggcctatgaccggTTTGTCACCATTTGTCATCCATTGCATTACCAGGTCATCATGAACCCCTGCCTCTGTGCTTTCTTGGTTACAGTGTCTTTTTTTGGCAGCCTTTTGGAATCCCTGCTGCACAACTTGATATTATTACCAGTTACCTGCTACAAGGCAGctgaaatttctaatttcttttgtgaCCCTTCTCAGCTTCTCAATCTTACATGTGATAACACCTTCAACCATGACATAGTCATGTATCTTATTGGTATTGTATTTGGGTTTTTCCCTATCTCAGGGATCCTCTTCTCTTACTATAAAATCGTGTCCTCCATTCTGAGAGTCCCATCCCCAGACGGGAAGTacaaagccttctccacctgtggctcgcACCTGTTGGTCGTTTGCTTATTTTACGGTTCAGGTTTAGGCATATATCTCAGTGCATCCTTCTCCACCTCTTCCAGAGAGAGTGCTGTGGCCTCACTGATGTACACCTTGGTCACCCCTATGTTGAACCCCTTCATCTACTGCCTGAGGAACAGGGACATCAAGAGAGCTCTGCAGAGAACTCTCAACAGAATTAGCTAATCTCACTGCCCTTGCCATCCTTGTGCTCCTAGAACTGAAATGGACAGCACCAAGAAGTCCAGAATCAGTCCTCAGATCACAGCATGTGAAGGCATCTATCATCACCTCCATGTCTTTTGGGCTTCTTTTTCCACAACCGTTCCTCTCAACATATGGGAAGCTAacgctgtaggctggggctttaacttgctgtgtcactgTGCAGGTCCCAGGTTGGAGCTCTTAAAAATCACTACTCTACTTTCCACCTTTCTTTAATAAAAGGTCACTCATGGTCACTAACCTTAACTACATTGGAAGTGTGGTGCATTTCACTCATCTCTTCTCTCCCCACTCAGGCCTCAGTGTTGGAGAGAGCCCCTTTAGTTACCATCTGTTCACAcgtttttccttctttgcctttgTCCTACAGTAACTATTGGACCCATTGTccatatgactggtttaattctgtaattaatacacagttattcttaagtgttgaaaattaactgaaatgtgatccctgttaaacataagagtgggaataagagagggaagagatgtacaatttgggacatgctcaggctgacttgccccaaatggtagagttagaaacataccaggggactccaattcaatcccatcaaggtggcatgtgccaatgccatgtcactagtccaagtgatcaattttcagttcacaattgatcataatgaaaggacttagagtcaaagggagcacataaacaagtctagtacctcctaatacgaaccgatagaataaataaaggggagagtgatccaacatgggaagcgagatactcagcagactcatagaatggcagatgtcctaaacagcactctggcctcagaatcagccctaaaggcattcggatctggctgaaaaggccatgagagtatttcaggcatggaaagccaagacactctggcaaaagatctctgtgagtgagatcccagtggaaagaacaggtaatcaaagaaggaggtacctttctctgaagggaggagagaacctccactttgactatgaccttgtctaaacaagataagaatcggataactcaaggggcttccatagccttgaaaactcatgactggagcatagggagattactgatgccataaacaggagtgtcaatttgttaagttaacaacaggagtcactgtgcacttactcctcatgtaggatctctgtccttaatgtgctgtgtattgagatttaatgctataacgagtactcaaacaatatatttcactttgtgtttctttttttttttccactttgtgttcctatgggggtgcaaactgttgaaatctttacttaatgtatactaaactgatcttctgttaaaaaaaaagaagaaattagcaattcccaacttgactctcactgggattaaacatgacaataggtctgatctgatttcatcatcatttaaaaaatcatcttatttttcactttatgtttctttgtgggagcaaactgttgaaatctttacttaatgtatgctaaactgatcttctgtagacaaagagaatcgaaaatgaatcttgatgtgaatggaaggggagagggagtgggaaaggggagggttgcgggtgggagggatgttgtgggagggaagaaaaaaaatgcatgagggGGCGGCAATGTTGCGTGGTAGGTTAATTCTCTGTCagcagtactgacatcccattgggtgctggttcgagtcctggctgctccacttctgatgcagcttcctgctaatggcctgggaaatcagcggtgGATGGCCTAAATGCTCAGGCTcatgcacccatgttggagacccagaagaagtgcctagctcctggctttggataaccCATCTCcacctattgcaggcatttggggagtgaatcagtggatggaagatctgtcgctgcttctctttctgtaactctgccttttgaataaaataaataaatattaattttttttcatgtgctcaAGAAATCAAGCCCATTTTCAATATCAGTCTTCTCATAAACACAAAAGAGGCAGAATTTAGGGTGTTCCCATTTCTATTAAGAACACTCATCTTTTGAGGTGGGTGTTAGTGGCATTTGGCATGCCTgtatctgtctgctggttcactgcccaaaaggccgcaatggctgggctgcatcagtccagagccaggagcctggaagtccatcctggtctcccatgtgtgtgcatggcattcaggccatcttccactgctttcccaggtgcactggcaaggagctggatcagaaacagagcagcctggactttaTTGGTGCTGAAATGAGATACCAggtggcaggcagcagtttaacctgctgcaccacaatgctgtccctgctCAAACACTGAACGAGGCAATAGCATGTGCCTCCCACTCTTCAGGTTTCCAGTCCATCCAGTGGGAATGGTTCCTGTGCTTTCCATCACTGGAGGTGCCATGAGTGTTAGCCGGCCTATCACCGGAGCCACCACAGGTGTTAGCTGGCCCATTCCCATGCCTGTCTTCTTGCTAGTCCTCAGGACAGAGCCTCAGCCcccatgggtccctgcacacaggaGGGAGAACAGATTTGTGCTCCTTGGCCGTGCCCCTGAGCAAGGCAGCATGGCCTGCAGGGTGCTTTGGGAGATGCTGGGTGTAGAGGATTGTCAGGAACATATTTCCCCAGTATCAGTTCACATCAGATGGGTGGGAAAGCAAGACTGGCTGCCCCGACATGCCAGCTTTCAGCTCAGAGGTCTGTAATGTTTATGCTTTTCAGTCTTGCTGGGAATTTGAGAATCCAACTGGTACCAAATGCTTGCTCCCTGACATCATCTTGAGAAAGGAGCCACAGTTGGAATCTGTACTGCTGTAGGAGATAGAAACCCCTGTATATACTCATCCCTGGGGATCCACAGTCACTCCACTGTACAGGCAAGAGGACCACAGCCTCATAAACCTAGCTAGACCCAGCAGCAACTGTGACCCCAACATTTTAGCCTAAGCGGTGTCCTGCACTACACTGGTCAGGTAGTTCTGCACAGCAAAGTGGGTCCTATTCCCAAAACCTTAAGAAGGAGTGATCACCTCTGTGGAATGAGGACCATCTCCCCTACTTCCTCAACTTTGACCCCACCAGGGCAGTGCAAGCTCTGGCTTTGGTGGGTGTGAGCAGTGCTGCATGTTCATCCCATACTCCTGCCCAGTTGTACTGTGGATCTTTCTGAGCCTGCGATGGCTTTGAGTGGACTAAAACACCCTACTTTTGTCAGCGTACAGATCACTGGAAAACAAGCATCAAATTAAATTGTACCATAGACCAAATGAGTCTTATCAAAATAGAACATTACATCCAACCACAGGAGGATACATCTTCTTTCCACCAGCACATAGAGTAGTCTTTAGGataggccatctcactagtcctggtgatcaatttctgttcaaaattgatcataatgataggactaagagccaaagggagcacataaacaagactagtgtctgcaaatactagctgatagaataaaaaagggagagagcattccaacatgggaagtgagatacacagcagatccatagaatggcagatgtcctgaagggcactctggcctcagaatcagcccttaaggcatttggatctggctgaaaatcccatgagagtattacaggcatggaaagccaaaactgttgggagcaacccggactggagtgagttactggaattaagacttattctatgcatctgctctcccacaatatggtgctgggagaggaggcaacagcttctacccagctgcctctcaccaacttgacaagctgcaggacctgctcctgattggaggagagcagcgtactcagcgtgtgggcagccgagttaggattgatggaggaggactataaaggaggagagagacggcatgcaccaggaacatctaagaggaacatctatctgaaggaacacctgtgcagcccccgagagagccggctggcggtgtgccactcccccgcggaagtggggaatgtggcagggggaaccgcccttccacggaggtggaaaggaccagtagccaaccccggaaggaccagcagccaacccgggaaggaccagcagccaacccggggagggccgagcagacgaaagaacagcgcagggtcctgtgtcattcctccacgaagacggggagcgacataatggtgccgtgactcggataggaaacctatgcagggtttagtgtcgttcctccacgaagagggggagcgacataatggtgccgtgactcagatatgaagcctaggcagggtttagtgtcgttcccccacgaagacggggagcggcataatggtgccgtgactcggataggaaacttaggagggaagaaacgggaagaagtggaaaataccggagagagagactagcaaagagcctagggaaaagccggacagaaaaggtgccggaagaagctatcgaaagcctaggcatagactcggatatggactgtgggaaagaagttaggatttaaagtgaaagcaagaataaacttagactcagatacggactgcaggttgaaagtgaaagtgaaacctataagaaacttagacttggatacggactgtggggagaggccaggagaaatgagggaggaatattgttggaagaaaacttagggaaacataccgggtagagaaaaatgttagggaggatgaagccgtgagtgcaggccgaggcggagacataagccatcttggaattcttcaagtcagcccggggagcaagaggcaaagatctggaaccagaagcagagaagtgggccgccaggttggaattcgccaggttagtccggggaactaggactgaatgccggtggtggcggaaacattcgcggaagccgccgcgtgcagagagagcatggggcgtgaatagatagggaacacggggctggcgcgaggcagTGGTacggacgcgaagggcgtggagaccgcggagcgcgcgaagacaagccgcgcagagccgggaagccgcgcagatgagagaggtgcgggctgaagcggctcagagccgggaagccgccgagaagcagcctcggggcgggcgccgggaagccgcagggataagagaaacagaagtttagaagtaaaatgagagaaataggaatgctggaagatagaagcaaaatgggagaaataggaatgcccagagatagagaaatagagaaatagaaaggcctccccacaacatggcaatgagagagcttggattcggtctgcctgattagtgaggcgatgagcacctgtgggcggctagcagcttatgcgccgcaggtcaccgaagacaggcacgttatcaacaccaataaatcaccccacaacatggcaatgagagagcttggattcggtctgcctgattagggcgataagcaccagcaggcagctcgaccaaagtatgagctgcaggtcaccgaagataggcacgaatcaacaccaataagcctccccacaatatggcaatgagaaggcttggattcagtttgcctgatagggcttgtaagcacctgcaggcagagcagagcatgcgctgcagggcaccgaacacaggcacacatcagcgcctaaaaacctcctcacaacatggcgaagagaggacccggattcggtttgcctgattgataggacttgtaagaacctgtgggcaactctagcaagcagagcagagtgtgtgccgcgggacaccgaagacaggcgcgtatcaacgccaaaaaataaaaagaaagggggatctgttgggagcaacccggactggactgagttactggaattaagacttattctatgcatctgctctcccacaatatggtgctgggagaggaggcaacagcttctacccagctgcctctcaccaacttgacaagctgcaggacctgctcctgattggaggagagcagcgtactcggcgtgtgggcagccgagttaggattgacggaggaggactataaaggaggagagagacagcatgcaccaggaacatctaagaggaacatctatctgaaggaacacctgtgcagcccccgagagagccggccggcggtgtgccactcccccgcggaagtggggaatgtggcagggggaaccgcccttccacggaggtggaaaggaccagcagccaacccgggaaggaccagcagccaacccggggagggccgagcagacgaaagaacagcgcagggtcctgtgtcgttcctccacgaagacggggagcgacataatggtgccgtgactcggataggaaacctatgcagggtttagtgtcgttcctccacg is part of the Oryctolagus cuniculus chromosome 16, mOryCun1.1, whole genome shotgun sequence genome and harbors:
- the LOC100345584 gene encoding olfactory receptor 7E24-like, with the translated sequence MYLVTVLRNLLIILLIISDTHLHTPMYFFLCNLSLADMGFISTTVPKMIVDIHTHSTVISYVGCLTQMSLFLICGCMDDLILTVMAYDRFVTICHPLHYQVIMNPCLCAFLVTVSFFGSLLESLLHNLILLPVTCYKAAEISNFFCDPSQLLNLTCDNTFNHDIVMYLIGIVFGFFPISGILFSYYKIVSSILRVPSPDGKYKAFSTCGSHLLVVCLFYGSGLGIYLSASFSTSSRESAVASLMYTLVTPMLNPFIYCLRNRDIKRALQRTLNRIS